From Kineosporia succinea, the proteins below share one genomic window:
- a CDS encoding carbohydrate ABC transporter permease, with amino-acid sequence MSDTTIPVTPARTRSPWRSRLSRWDQKGSPYAFVSPFFILFGIFGAFPLLYTFWVSLHAWPLLGEHSFTGLDNYQKLLQDPQFWNAAKNTLGIFVVSTVPQFTLALWLAVTLNRKIRARTLFRIGVIIPNVTSVAAVTLIFGMIFAKGFGLVNWMLGWVGVAAIDWTAHTWSSWLAISFMVDWRWTGYNALIFLAAMQAIPGDLYEAAAIDGASRTRQFWSVTLPLLRPTLIFTTITSIIGGVQLFTEPLLFAPGAGAIQGGTLRQFQTLTMYLIENGFTRFEFGYAGAVAAMIFLLVLIISLINIWLVRRISGAD; translated from the coding sequence GTGTCTGACACCACGATCCCGGTCACCCCGGCTCGGACGCGCTCCCCCTGGCGGAGCCGTCTGAGCCGGTGGGACCAGAAGGGGTCTCCCTACGCGTTCGTCTCGCCGTTCTTCATCCTCTTCGGCATCTTCGGGGCCTTCCCGCTGCTCTACACCTTCTGGGTGTCGCTGCACGCCTGGCCCCTGCTCGGGGAGCACAGCTTCACCGGCCTCGACAACTACCAGAAGTTGTTGCAGGACCCGCAGTTCTGGAACGCGGCCAAGAACACACTGGGCATCTTCGTGGTCAGCACCGTGCCGCAGTTCACGCTGGCGCTCTGGCTGGCCGTCACCCTGAACCGGAAGATCCGGGCCCGCACACTGTTCCGGATCGGCGTCATCATCCCCAACGTCACCTCGGTGGCGGCCGTCACCCTGATCTTCGGCATGATCTTCGCCAAGGGGTTCGGCCTGGTCAACTGGATGCTGGGCTGGGTCGGGGTGGCCGCGATCGACTGGACCGCCCACACCTGGTCGAGCTGGCTGGCCATCTCGTTCATGGTCGACTGGCGCTGGACCGGCTACAACGCCCTGATCTTCCTGGCCGCCATGCAGGCCATCCCGGGTGACCTGTACGAGGCCGCGGCCATCGACGGCGCGTCCCGCACCCGCCAGTTCTGGTCGGTCACGCTGCCGCTGCTGCGTCCGACCCTGATCTTCACCACGATCACCTCGATCATCGGTGGCGTGCAGCTGTTCACCGAACCGCTGCTCTTCGCCCCGGGCGCCGGCGCGATCCAGGGCGGCACCCTGCGGCAGTTCCAGACCCTGACCATGTACCTCATCGAAAACGGGTTCACCCGGTTCGAATTCGGGTACGCCGGGGCCGTCGCCGCGATGATCTTCCTGCTCGTGCTGATCATCTCGCTCATCAACATCTGGCTGGTCCGCCGGATCAGCGGTGCGGACTGA
- a CDS encoding ABC transporter substrate-binding protein codes for MSPSLRGARQFVAVAAVAGLALTMAACGSDEGDSGSDEQITLKVSTFGTFGYDALYKEYEASHPNVKIVESNEGDLGKYTNALTQRIAAGSGAGDVVAIEEGAIIQFLQAPDKFVNFQDEGFNDIKDNWLEWKNVQATTADGKATIGLGTDVGGLAMCYRTDLFKAAGLPTDREEVSKLWPTWDDYIATGEKFLKGAKGDTKFVDSATNTYNSILMQYAGEAPGYTYFDQSNNLTFDSNPAVKNAWDTTNKVLAAGLSANLKSFTTEWNAAFKQDKFATIACPAWMTANIKGQAGADGEGKWDIATIPGGSGSWGGSFLAVPTQSKHQEAAVELAKFLSSPEGQMSAFDEAGNLPSSPKNFENPALADFKNEYFSDAPVAEIFVEGAKNLKPVFLGAKNQAVRDAIENDLRSVEQGQRSSDEGWQQAIKSAKAAAGV; via the coding sequence ATGAGCCCCTCCCTGCGTGGCGCCCGGCAGTTCGTCGCCGTGGCCGCAGTCGCCGGTCTCGCTCTGACGATGGCCGCCTGCGGATCGGACGAGGGTGATTCCGGCTCGGACGAGCAGATCACCCTGAAGGTCTCGACCTTCGGGACGTTCGGCTACGACGCCCTCTACAAGGAGTACGAGGCGTCGCACCCGAACGTCAAGATCGTCGAGTCCAACGAGGGCGACCTGGGCAAGTACACCAACGCCCTGACCCAGCGCATCGCCGCGGGCAGCGGCGCCGGTGACGTGGTCGCGATCGAGGAAGGCGCGATCATCCAGTTCCTGCAGGCCCCGGACAAGTTCGTGAACTTCCAGGACGAGGGCTTCAACGACATCAAGGACAACTGGCTGGAGTGGAAGAACGTCCAGGCCACCACGGCCGACGGGAAGGCCACGATCGGCCTGGGCACCGATGTCGGCGGTCTGGCGATGTGCTACCGCACCGACCTGTTCAAGGCGGCCGGCCTGCCGACCGACCGCGAAGAGGTCTCCAAGCTGTGGCCGACCTGGGACGACTACATCGCCACCGGCGAGAAGTTCCTGAAGGGCGCCAAGGGCGACACCAAGTTCGTGGACTCGGCCACGAACACCTACAACTCGATCCTCATGCAGTACGCCGGTGAGGCTCCGGGCTACACCTACTTCGACCAGAGCAACAACCTGACGTTCGACAGCAACCCGGCCGTCAAGAACGCCTGGGACACCACGAACAAGGTTCTCGCGGCCGGTCTCTCGGCCAACCTGAAGAGCTTCACCACCGAGTGGAACGCGGCCTTCAAGCAGGACAAGTTCGCCACCATCGCCTGCCCCGCCTGGATGACGGCCAACATCAAGGGCCAGGCCGGCGCCGACGGCGAGGGTAAGTGGGACATCGCCACGATCCCCGGGGGCAGCGGCAGCTGGGGTGGTTCGTTCCTGGCCGTCCCGACCCAGAGCAAGCACCAGGAGGCGGCCGTCGAGCTGGCCAAGTTCCTGAGCAGCCCCGAGGGCCAGATGTCGGCGTTCGACGAGGCGGGCAACCTGCCCTCGTCGCCGAAGAACTTCGAGAACCCGGCGCTGGCGGACTTCAAGAACGAGTACTTCAGTGACGCCCCGGTGGCCGAGATCTTCGTCGAGGGCGCCAAGAACCTGAAGCCGGTCTTCCTCGGCGCCAAGAACCAGGCCGTGCGCGACGCGATCGAGAACGACCTGCGCTCCGTGGAGCAGGGTCAGCGCAGCTCGGACGAGGGCTGGCAGCAGGCGATCAAGAGCGCCAAGGCCGCGGCGGGTGTCTGA
- a CDS encoding DUF402 domain-containing protein, with protein MNLTKIKRPAGTYLFELDLEREDEHGFWVSGRPGQACVWPDGHRDPLHHPMILLITPGRPWVGWWLLRDDGRRLSLDICTPPQRTADGWSIVDLELDPLWTERDGQVQIEDEDEYRNAVREGWMTSADANLARAAADEGATILRVGTEPWIQAGWDLLIERFPS; from the coding sequence GTGAACCTGACGAAGATCAAGCGACCGGCCGGCACCTACCTCTTCGAGCTGGACCTCGAGCGCGAGGACGAGCACGGTTTCTGGGTCTCGGGCCGTCCCGGGCAGGCCTGCGTCTGGCCGGACGGGCACCGTGACCCCCTGCACCACCCGATGATCCTGCTCATCACTCCCGGCCGCCCTTGGGTGGGCTGGTGGCTACTCCGCGACGACGGGCGGCGGCTCTCCCTCGACATCTGCACGCCCCCGCAGCGCACGGCCGACGGCTGGTCGATCGTCGACCTGGAGCTCGACCCGCTTTGGACCGAGCGGGACGGCCAGGTGCAGATCGAGGACGAGGACGAGTACCGGAACGCCGTGCGCGAAGGCTGGATGACCTCGGCGGACGCCAATCTGGCGCGGGCCGCGGCCGACGAGGGCGCCACGATACTCCGGGTAGGCACCGAACCCTGGATCCAGGCCGGCTGGGACCTCCTGATCGAGCGTTTCCCCAGCTGA